The following coding sequences are from one Cryptococcus deuterogattii R265 chromosome 1, complete sequence window:
- a CDS encoding tRNA (adenine(58)-N(1))-methyltransferase non-catalytic subunit TRM6 has protein sequence MTDQQQGIHQSPQLEPTANIPACLPQPQQPAGGITAAPENAEATTSEPPSAKRPRKTLESSEPITEVILRRLTKIKEGDTVLLRLPSDLVKSVVVQGDSLIQLGKYGAFPASQLIGLHYDITYEIVSSSGSGASTPQPGSLDLSTDETQNKKGNKKSGNKGKEIAAISKNNPGWNNILKPLKRQPVVDAVIDDIVETNEFIEDLSETEKTTLSHDEIAELRAQGCTPEEIIQAQIARHEKFGLKTDFSKEKWRRRKEKKFYQTVQPLAPSIPNVLYHYNLRSPQSILHLRDDTLSQLLTMANVRPGGRYLVVDDTGGLITAAVLERMGSEGSILLFNESDSPPAWGILQTMNFSDRELEPIKWLNWLEAEEGYQKPAPPVQDEPPTNPIKAAAKQRKYAAQVAELNNTRNTLHLGGWDGLILATTLNPISVVARLTPYLLGSAPIVVYSPYYQVLAELLNWSKKDPNYLNDTLTESWERTYQVLPGRTHPMMTTSATGGYLWSATRVHPSQFQPESHQRFKRRKTGKASGKEQSSSVAKDEETVNQSLEIDPEELANEGE, from the exons ATGACAGATCAGCAACAGGGTATCCACCAATCGCCCCAGTTGGAACCAACTGCAAATATTCCAGCATGTCTGCCACAACCTCAGCAACCTGCCGGCGGGATCACTGCAGCTCCAGAAAATGCGGAAGCTACAACTTCTGAACCACCATCGGCCAAAAGGCCTCGCAAAACTTTAGAATCCTCGGAACCCATAACCGAAGTGATTCTTCGTCGGTTGACAAAAATCAAAGAGGGCGATACCGTCCTTTTGCGACTCCCAAGTGACCTTGTCAAATCCGTCGTTGTTCAAGGAGACAG TCTTATTCAGCTCGGTAAATATGGGGCCTTCCCCGCCTCCCAACTTATTGGATTGCATTACGACATCACGTACGAAATTGTTTCCAGCAGTGGATCAGGAGCCAGCACTCCTCAACCTGGATCTCTTGACCTTTCCACAGACGAAACTCAAAATAAAAAGggcaacaagaagagtggaaacaagggcaaggagatTGCAGCGATATCTAAAAATAATCCAGGGTGGAATAACATCTTGAAGCCTCTGAAAAGGCAGCCTGTGGTGGATGCCGTCATTG ATGACATTGTTGAAACCAACGAATTTATTGAGGATCTTTCAGAAACTGAGAAGACGACGTTGTCTCATGACGAGATTGCGGAACTTCGAGCTCAGGGATGCACGCCAGAAGAAATTATTCAGGCGCAAATCGCACGACACGAGAAATTTGGGCTCAAGACAGATTTCAGCAAagagaaatggagaagacggaaagaaaaaaa GTTTTACCAGACAGTTCAACCCCTCGCTCCTTCTATCCCTAATGTCCTTTACCATTATAATCTTCGATCCCCTCAGTCtatcctccatctccgaGATGATACCCTTTCCCAACTTCTCACCATGGCCAATGTCCGGCCTGGAGGGCGTTACCTTGTAGTTGACGACACTGGGGGTTTGATTACCGCTGCCGTGCTGGAACGAATGGGATCCGAAGGAAGTATTCTGTTATTCAATGAGAGCGACAGCCCTCCTGCCTGGGGTATTTTGCAAACTATGAACTTCTCGGACAGGGAGTTGGAGCCGATTAAATGGTTAAACTGGttggaagcagaggaaggatatcAGAAGC CTGCCCCTCCTGTACAAGACGAGCCTCCCACAAACCCTATTAAGGCCGCTGCCAAGCAGCGAAAATATGCTGCTCAGGTAGCCGAACTCAATAATACTCGAAATACGTTACATCTAGGTGGCTGGGACGG TTTGATCCTTGCAACGACTCTTAATCCCATTTCGGTTGTCGCCCGGCTCACACCATATCTCCTTGGCTCTGCTCCCATTGTAGTCTACTCTCCTTACTACCAAGTCCTGGCTGAGCTTCTCAACTGGTCGAAGAAAGACCCGAATTATCTTAATGACACCCTCACTGAGAGCTGGGAGAGGACATACCAGGTATTGCCTGGCAGGACGCATCCTATGATGACAACCAGTGCCACTGGCGGTTACCTTTGGAGTGCTACCAGAGT TCACCCTTCGCAATTCCAACCAGAGTCCCATCAGAGgttcaaaagaagaaaaacagGCAAGGCTTCAGGGAAAGAGCAGTCAAGCAGTGTGGCTAAAGACGAGGAAACTGTCAACCAAAGTTTGGAAATAGATCCCGAGGAGCTTgcaaatgaaggagaataG
- a CDS encoding ER to Golgi transporter Yif1: protein MAHQPYMSHSPPPLQHPKPTHIAYPPPEPPHTPAQSTDSSPYSQPQRISQDGYLRYSSPPAGEPLASSSGFSSYAPSLAQGQQSAQPRQPYGQGGTPGVQGVHGYAAPGYAWPGMNDATAQMGMQFGKSAVAAGQEYVEKNFTRYLPLQLIKVSFSVTNTYVLKKLRLILFPWRHKPWSRQSRRSTDNGAVEGWQAPRDDINAPDLYIPTMALVTYTLLCALASGLQSRFHPEVLGLSLSKALAVVITEFCAIKLGCYLLDVRGSGASGVELVGYGGYKFVGIIATIVVSLLGLGKMITLGVFIYTFAANAFFLLRSLKYVLLPDASVSSSVTTLSHSQRSRRVQFLFFVAVAQVLWMGWLSRV, encoded by the exons ATGGCCCACCAACCATACATGTCCCACTCTCCGCCCCCCCTTCAGCATCCCAAGCCAACACACATCGCCTATCCACCGCCGGAGCCACCACACACTCCAGCTCAGTCCACAGACTCCTCCCCTTACTCCCAACCCCAGCGCATCTCTCAAGACGGTTATCTTCGCTACTCTTCGCCTCCAGCGGGCGAACCATTAGCGAGCTCTTCAGGATTTAGTTCCTACGCTCCCTCTCTGGCTCAAGGGCAGCAATCAGCTCAACCTAGACAGCCGTACGGCCAAGGGGGAACGCCGGGAGTCCAAGGTGTACATGGCTATGCAGCACCAGGATATGCCTGGCCGGGCATGAATGATGCGACCGCCCAAATGGGAATGCAGTTTGGTAAGAGTGCAGTGGCTGCTGGGCAGGAATATGTGGAGAAAAAT TTCACAAGATATTTGCCTTTACAACTCATCAAAGTCTCCTTTTCTGTAACCAACACATACGTTTTAAAGAAACTGCGTCTaatcctttttccttggAGACATAAACCTTGGTCTCGACAAAGTCGGCGGTCAACCGACAATGGCGCCGTTGAAGGGTGGCAGGCACCCAGAGACGATATCAACGCACCTGATCTTTACATCCCTA CCATGGCTCTCGTTACTTATACTCTTCTGTGCGCCCTTGCGTCCGGCCTTCAATCCCGCTTCCACCCAGAGGTTCTCGGATTGTCACTTTCCAAAGCCCTGGCTGTAGTGATCACGGAATTTTGTGCCATCAAGTTGGGCTGCTATCTCCTCGACGTACGCGGTAGCGGTGCTTCAGGTGTAGAGCTTGTGGGGTATGGCGGATACAAGTTTGTTGGAATTATTGCCACTATTGTGGTCAGCCTCTTGGGCTTAGGGAAAATGATCACCCTAGGTGTATTCATTTACACTTTTGCCGCAAACGCATTCTTCTTG CTTCGATCGCTTAAATATGTTCTCCTTCCTGACGCCtctgtctcttcctctgtgACTACGCTCAGTCACTCGCAACGTTCCAGACGTGTGcaattccttttcttcgtgGCCGTGGCCCAGGTACTTTGGATGGGCTGGTTATCAAGAGTGTAG
- a CDS encoding Na+/H+ exchanger AnNHA1 has translation MTAFQPFEVTVPHLAYAFLGGFVVIFGMVSLFVKEKLYVGEAPIATLVGIIIGPHCLNLFNPLGWGGGSESTADDITLEVTRVVIAISVFAVGVELPKAYMKRHWRSLFFLLGPCMVWGWMVSALLIWGLIPDLTFLASLVVAAGVTPTDPILAQAVIGGKFADKHVPAHIRHLLSAESGSNDGAAFPFLYIALYLLLDASPGHAVGEWFYMTWAYEIILGVVIGAILGFCARKFMKFAERKRLIDRQSYVAQYVSLAVLSIGVTSLLGSDDLLSAFACGCAFAWDGFFNKATEDAVFSNVIDLLFNCAAFIYIGAIIPFNNFNDLPDLRVWRLVVLAILILLVRRLPAIIACYKFIPDIKTFREALFTGWFGPMGVGAVFISTLARSSLPEGQPEKNTEAVDRLKDVIMPVTLFLVLSSIVTHGMSIPFFSLGRRVHSITYTRSRNLSMDTRGDEPAWTTHARRIIPGQEIIVNRDDDDEEGDLGVRRKDTFTSETNGRIKEKIEEEDSGESSSSRTRQGEMIEMKEKRDPSRRGSRGSQASQASQGEAAEEGERWRSSGEESSDVANDPETQREMEEGREEIRDKEGGGRRTPTLAKYREGNHLIVERKIKDSDEVEVEVIRNHFADNKKTESDRFTHPHRLKSRELDDLLHHLPKSLEHATSRVQNGGKDAVDRLGLGLMATVTPEPTPPIESHDSPRHDYGYPLERTQSPEGLAEEGRDGESPGDVSHGGAYEEDEADYEDVPDESPRQKKKKMKPPAIVVSRQNSAGPPRRSIRSRLFGRQQQSSNSSSRAEEGLAPPNPSLLAPSQSLSRPQTIAAEPESILADDSRGSSSPYQPQNLAIPLTRTLSASRSSPAVRFADDASPSTDTAPGQSNYGSNAPGFKKNPALAMYRSTSVQSTGSNKDGPSVSFVEPEIKR, from the exons ATGACTGCGTTCCAGCCCTTTGAAGTTACTGTCCCCCATCTCGCATACGCTTTCCTCGGCGGCTTTGTGGTCATCTTTGGCATGGTCAGTTTGTTcgtcaaggagaagctcTATGTCGGTGAAGCACCTATAGCGACCTTGGTCGGTATCATCATTGGTCCCCACTGCCTCAATCTTTTCAATCCTTTAGGATGGGGGGGCGGATCTGAATCGACCGCGGATGACATTACACTGGAAGTCACTCGCGTTGTCATTGCTATATCCGTGTTCGCCGTCGGCGTTGAATTGCCCAAG GCATACATGAAGCGGCACTGGCggtcgctcttcttccttctggGCCCTTGCATGGTGTGGGGATGGATGGTCTCCGCCCTGCTCATCTGGGGCCTGATACCGGACCTAACATTTCTCGCCTCACTCGTGGTTGCAGCGGGCGTCACCCCTACAGATCCCATCTTGGCCCAGGCAGTCATCGGAGGCAAGTTCGCCGACAAACACGTCCCCGCCCACATCCGccaccttctctccgcAGAAAGCGGGAGTAACGATGGGGCcgcttttccttttctctacATCGCCCTCTACCTCCTACTCGATGCGAGCCCAGGCCATGCCGTCGGAGAATGGTTCTACATGACTTG GGCCTATGAGATTATTCTTGGTGTGGTAATCGGAGCGATTTTGGGATTCTGCGCACGCAAGTTCATGAAGTTTGCAGAGCGCAAACGTCTCATTGATAGGCAGTCTTACGTCGCCCAGTATGTCAGTTTGGCAGTGCTGTCCATTG GCGTTACAAGTTTGCTCGGCAGTGACGATTTGCTCTCTGCTTTCGCTTGTGGTTGTGCTTTTGCCTGGGA TGGTTTCTTCAACAAAGCTACAGAGGACGCGGTGTTCTCGAACGTTAtcgatcttcttttcaactGCGCCGCGTTCATCTATATCGGCGCCATCATTCCTTTTAATAATTTCAACGACCTGCCCGAT CTCCGAGTATGGCGATTGGTTGTGTTAGCGATCCTCATTCTTCTAGTCCGTCGTCTGCCCGCTATAATAGCATGTTACAAATTCATTCCCGACATCAAAACGTTTAGAGAAGCTCTTTTCACGGGCTGGTTCG GGCCTATGGGCGTCGGTGCTGTCTTCATCTCTACCCTGGCTCGGTCGTCTTTGCCAGAGGGGCAGCCTGAGAAGAATACAGAAGCGGTTGACCGTTTAAAAGACGTCATCATGCCTGTCACGTTATTTCTTGTGTTGTCATCCATTGTGACCC ACGGCATGTCCATTccatttttctctcttgGTCGCCGTGTCCATTCCATCACTTATACTCGATCACGGAACCTTTCCATGGACACGCGAGGCGATGAGCCTGCCTGGACAACTCATGCTCGGCGTATCATACCAGGCCAAGAGATCATTGTAAACcgtgatgatgacgacgaagaaggcgatTTAGGTGTCAGACGGAAGGACACTTTCACCAGCGAAACAAATGGACGtatcaaggaaaagattgaagaagaagatagtGGAGAAAGTAGTTCATCCCGAACAAGGCAGGGAGAAATGATTGAAATGAAAGAAAAACGAGATCCGTCTCGTCGTGGTAGCCGTGGTAGCCAGGCCAGCCAGGCCAGCCAGGGGGAAGCggcggaggaaggagagaggtggagaagttcgggagaagaaagctcTGATGTCGCGAATGACCCTGAGACacagagagagatggaagaaggaagagaagaaatcagagataaggaaggaggtggcAGAAGAACGCCCACGCTGGCCAAGTATAGAGAAGGAAACCACCTCATTGTGGAGAGAAAAATCAAGGACAGTGACGAG GTTGAAGTCGAGGTCATCCGAAACCATTTTGCCGACAATAAGAAAACGGAGAGTGATCGCTTCACCCATCCCCATCGCCTCAAGTCACGAGAGCTTGATGACTTgcttcatcaccttcccaAAAGCCTCGAACATGCTACTTCACGGGTTCAGAATGGCGGCAAAGATGCAGTTGACCGTCTGGGTCTTGGGCTGATGGCAACTGTCACTCCAGAACCGACACCCCCTATCGAATCGCACGACAGCCCAAGACATGATTATGGCTATCCCTTGGAGAGGACGCAGAGCCCCGAGGGTCTTGCAGAAGAGGGCAGGGATGGCGAGAGCCCGGGTGATGTGTCCCACGGAGGTGCttatgaagaggatgaggctgACTATGAGGATGTTCCGGACGAGAGTCCTcggcaaaagaagaagaaaatgaagcCACCAGCAATTGTCGTCTCTCGGCAGAACAGCGCCGGGCCTCCGAGACGGTCCATCCGCTCCAGGCTGTTTGGCCGACAACAACagtcttccaactcttcctcccgcGCCGAAGAAGGCTTAGCCCCTCCCaatccttcccttctcgcTCCGTCTCAGTCCCTTTCGCGTCCTCAAACTATTGCTGCAGAACCAGAGTCCATACTGGCAGATGATTCGCGCGGATCATCCTCACCTTATCAACCTCAGAATCTTGCGATCCCTCTCACAAGAACCCTTTCAGCCAGCCGGTCGTCGCCTGCAGTGCGCTTCGCCGACGATGCCAGTCCCTCGACGGACACGGCGCCCGGTCAGTCAAATTATGGTTCTAACGCTCCAGGATTCAAGAAGAATCCGGCTTTAGCAATGTATCGATCGACTAGTGTACAAAGTACAGGGTCCAACAAGGATGGGCCTAGTGTATCTTTCGTAGAACCTGAAATTAAGCGTTGA
- a CDS encoding 30S small subunit ribosomal protein S15, with protein MSPQNLLYTTLRATLAPLAGPSTPRAFSSSQRSLVSTRKLVAKRRKAANLALQASRVRKPDSIDPVLGRVQYKGEAPTNPWEGCRLQRVLLDYNAIAYSMPPDYTAGEQPRYLLPGVSKEDAELLFNAVPHASTELRYASGQGSEKTEQEQARQSEMMMRILDLRNASKDAINVLNRQRVIDEFGAGVDSGSSAVQAALLTAKIHNLLSHIEGNPRDTSNKRALRLLVQERARHLKYWKRKQGEEAYEKLLADLGLQREAVEGELFIGF; from the exons ATGTCTCCCCAAAACTTACTATACACAACCCTCAGAGCCACGTTAGCCCCCCTCGCAGGTCCATCCACACCCCGcgccttttcctcttctcagcGCTCTCTTGTATCCACTCGTAAGCTCGTCGCAAAGAGACGCAAAGCTGCAAACCTCGCACTTCAAGCTTCCCGCGTGCGCAAACCGGACTCGATAGATCCTGTTCTAGGCCGCGTACAGTACAAGGGGGAAGCTCCTACAAATCCCTGGGAAGGATGTCGATTACAACGTGTTCTTTTGGACTATAATGCCATTGCCTACTCCATGCCACCAGATTACACTGCCGGTGAACAACCCCGTTACCTCTTACCAGGTGTGAGCAAGGAAGACGCTGAGCTACTGTTCAACGCTGTGCCTCATGCAAGCACGGAGCTTAGGTACGCCAGTGGACAAGGCAGTGAGAAAACGGAGCAGGAACAAGCGAGACAGAgcgagatgatgatgaggatctTGGATCTGAGAAATGCCAGCAAGGATGCCATCAATGTTTTAAACAGGCAACGTGTGATTGACGAGTTTGGGGCAGGTGTTGACAGTGGTAGCTCTGCTGTTCAAG CCGCTTTATTAACCGCCAAAATTCACAATCTGTTATCACATATTGAAGGAAACCCTAGAGATACTTCGAACAAGCGAGCTCTTCGATTACTTGTTCAAGAGCGAGCTAGACATCTCAAAtactggaagaggaagcaggGAGAGGAGGCTTACGAGAAGCTTTTGGCCGATCTCGGTCTTCAGCGAGAAGCTGTCGAAGGCGAGCTATTCATCGGTTTTTAA
- a CDS encoding 3-methylcrotonyl-CoA carboxylase alpha subunit: protein MRPIRGILINRGALAVPRYIKHHRLTKAHYMVGANRTLYGGQYSTIAQQHDNMTHLVNSNPEQRVGKRPFKKILIANRGEIACAIIRTARRLGIATVSVFSEADRNCQHVAMADEAYLIGPSPSSESYLKMDKILDIAKLTGAEAIHPGYGFLSESSDFAEKVRDAGLIFIGPSAEAIKSMGSKRESKEIMVAAGVPCVPGYHGADQSQAALLKGSQQTGYPLIIKPTHGGGGKGMRIVRDPSTLQDELLSAQREALKSFGNDEVLLERWLEKPRHVEVQVFGDQFGNCVALWERDCSVQRRHQKIIEEAPAPGLSPALKQGFAEKAVAAAKAINYVGAGTVEFIMDAETGEHFFMEMNTRLQVEHPVTEMITGLDLIEWQLSIAAGNPLPYTQDKIPCIGHAFEARIYAEKPESNFLPDTGKLFHVRRPINTPHRLETGFQEGDEISSHYDPMASIAKLVVHGKDRPQALSLLRSALAEYQIVGPSTNIEFLKSVVEHDQFAGGPVETSFIPSHHDELFPQRVVPQDILAQAAAFLVLRAESGQKALTSAGPWASLVHRRFSDMPSFSFRLDSEQVTVNPVESGYHVTIAGPDVYSQIIQSSATSSIDFIAQVGPKKIRSTIIPIVVNGLEKLHIFSSSSHYIITHHPSLLEGTDGPQSLSSGGMGTLVSPMPATVIEVKVKKGDTVKENQVLCVLESMKMEINLRAERDGIVGEVRAEKGKGVEEGEILVMLEP, encoded by the exons ATGCGACCCATAAGAGGTATTCTTATTAATCGGGGTGCTCTTGCAGTGCCTAGATATATCAAACACCACCGTCTCACCAAAGCGCATTATATGGTAGGGGCGAACAGGACACTTTACGGGGGCCAGTATTCTACTATTGCTCAGCAACATGATAACATGACCCACCTTGTCAACAGCAATCCCGAGCAGAGGGTGGGGAAACGTCCTTTCAAAAAGATCTTGATTGCCAACCG AGGAGAGATAGCATGTGCGATCATTCGAACCGCTCGACGATTGGGTATTGCTACCGTTTCAGTATTCAGTGAAGCTGATCGGAATTGTCAACACGTTGCTATG GCTGACGAGGCATACCTCATCGGGCCTTCTCCAAGTTCGGAGAGCTAT CTCAAGATGGACAAAATACTCGATATCGCAAAGCTCACCGGGGCAGAA GCAATACACCCAGGATACGGTTTTCTTTCAGAATCTTCGGACTTTGCAGAGAAAGTAAGAGATGCGGGTCTGATTTTTATTGGACCCTCAGCAGAAGCAATCAAGAGCATGGGAAGTAAACGTGAGAGTAAAGAGATCATGGTTG CCGCTGGTGTACCATGTGTACC GGGATACCACGGGGCTGACCAATCTCAAGCTGCATTGCTCAAAGGCTCTCAGCAGACAGGTTATCCCCTTATTATCAAACCAACACATGGCGGAGGAGGTAAAGGAATGCGCATAGTTCGTGACCCTTCGACACTTCAAGATGAGCTCCTCTCTGCTCAACGCGAAGCACTCAAGAGTTTTGGAAATGATGAAGTTTTGCTGGAAAGGTGGCTGGAGAAACCAAGACACGTTGAAGTACAGGTATTTGGCGACCAGTTTGGGAATTGTGTCGCGCTTTGGGAGAGGGACTGTTCAGTACAGAGAAGGCACCAAA AAATCATCGAAGAAGCACCAGCCCCAGGATTGTCACCTGCGTTGAAACAAGGCTTCGCAGAAAAGGCGGTAGCAGCAGCCAAGGCGATCAATTA TGTTGGCGCCGGGACAGTTGAATTTATCATGGATGCTGAGACGGGGGAGCACTTCTTCATGGAAAT GAATACCCGTTTACAGGTGGA ACACCCTGTCACAGAAATGATTACAGGTTTGGATCTTATAGAATGGCAGCTTTCA ATCGCAGCTGGAAATCCTCTCCCATACACCCAGGACAAGATCCCCTGCATCGGTCATGCATTTGAAGCGCGAATCTACGCTGAAAAGCCCGAATC CAATTTTTTGCCAGATACTGGCAAGCTGTTCCATGTTCGTCGGCCAATTAACACGCCGCATCGTCTGGAGACAGGTTTCcaagaaggtgatgaaATTAGTTCCCATTATGACCCAATGGCAAGT ATTGCCAAGCTTGTTGTTCATGGTAAAGACCGACCACAGGCTCTGTCCCTCTTGCGATCCGCATTGGCAGAATATCAAATCGTTGGGCCCTCCACCAATATCGAGTTTCTCAAATCTGTCGTTGAACATGATCAATTTGCAGGTGGGCCAGTCGAAACGAGCTTCATACCA TCACATCACGACGAGTTATTCCCACAGCGAGTTGTCCCTCAGGACATCTTGGCACAAGCAGCAGCATTTCTGGTTCTCCGAGCAGAATCAGGCCAGAAAGCTCTGACGTCGGCTGGGCCTTGGGCATCCTTAGTGCATAGACGATTCAGTGACATGCCCTCATTTTCATTCCGACTCGACTCGGAACAAGTCACCGTCAACCCGGTCGAGTCTGGGTATCACGTTACAATTGCAGGCCCAGACGTGTACAGTCAAATAATTCAAAGCTCTGCTACTTCTTCCATCGACTTCATTGCTCAAGTAGGACCCAAAAAAATACGAAGTACTATTATCCCTATCGTCGTAAATGGTCTTGAAAAACTGCATATCTTTTCGTCATCATCGCACTATATAATCACGCATCACCCTTCGCTTCTGGAGGGTACAGATGGCCCACAATCTTTGTCTTCCGGCGGTATGGGGACCCTCGTCTCTCCCATGCCTGCAACTGTCATTGAAGTAAAGGTTAAAAAAGGGGATACAGTAAAAGAGAATCAAGTGTTGTGTGTGTTGGAAAgtatgaagatggagatcAATTTGAGAGCTGAAAGGGACGGAATAGTGGGCGAGGTGAGGGCCGAAAAGGGTAAAGGtgttgaagagggagaaattTTGGTAATGTTGGAACCATAA